The window CTTCTGGTTATACAGTCAACTGGAAAACGAGTACGACAGTCTGACCTCAGATGCCACTGTGGATGAGGCCCTTCTCATCAACGAATACACCTTCACCGAAGCCGGTCTGCGCGCCGGCTGACCTGTCATCGTTAAACCATTCTTAACCGATTTTCTGTGAGGATTTTATCGTGTCAGACACGCTCCATGAAACAAATTATCCCGACGACAACAACGACCGCCCCTGGTGGGGGCTACCCTGCACCGTGACGCCCTGTTTCGGGGCACGTCTGGTGCAGGAGGGTAACCGGTTGCATTACCTTGCAGACCGCGCCGGTATCAGAGGCCGGTTCAGGGACGCAGATGCATACCACCTGGACCAGGCCTTTCCGCTGCTGATGAAACAACTGGAATTAATGCTCACCAGCGGTGAACTGAATCCCCGCCATCAGCATACCGTCACGCTGTATGCCAGAGGGCTGACCTGCAAAGCCGACACCCTCGGCAGTTGTGGTTACGTTTATCTGGCTGTTTATCCAACATCCGAAACGAAAAAGTAACTCTCCAGAATAACCTTCTGCTCCGGTCTGGTGTTTTCACCACGCCACTTTTCCATTTTTATATCTGCATATCAGGAAAATCTTCAGTATGAAAACATTACCCGACACGCATGTACGGGAGGCATCGTGCTGCCCGTCTCCCGTCACCA is drawn from Citrobacter rodentium NBRC 105723 = DSM 16636 and contains these coding sequences:
- a CDS encoding type IV toxin-antitoxin system YeeU family antitoxin, yielding MSDTLHETNYPDDNNDRPWWGLPCTVTPCFGARLVQEGNRLHYLADRAGIRGRFRDADAYHLDQAFPLLMKQLELMLTSGELNPRHQHTVTLYARGLTCKADTLGSCGYVYLAVYPTSETKK